A window of Anaeromusa acidaminophila DSM 3853 contains these coding sequences:
- a CDS encoding DUF5986 family protein, whose product MNPSGYKIKATDKFISVITKCVSDAVGDDIKGDIKSHGLVTQNSTPTRIWDLLNTNICKNFNQIDIIANPTKRGPWEMVPIFERNTGIVYSLMREQRFELLKKEFPKRRNAHYIDAFARSLNADLCAAKNQLLLFPLCEKKFNNEEFIQEIIEKIFRDLGVPNELVRHHALILFSSFNNELASLRCCVVDSNLGIVDEVDWSNYIKASESIIAGKALDRASVYVEPSGGLKYKQKAKDKMGQKRPAERKKLDGEDKIIT is encoded by the coding sequence ATGAATCCATCGGGATACAAGATTAAGGCAACGGATAAATTTATTAGTGTTATTACAAAGTGTGTGAGTGATGCAGTGGGAGATGATATTAAAGGAGACATAAAATCCCATGGTTTGGTTACGCAAAACAGTACTCCTACAAGAATATGGGACCTACTAAACACCAATATTTGTAAAAATTTTAACCAAATTGATATTATTGCTAACCCTACCAAAAGAGGGCCATGGGAAATGGTTCCGATTTTCGAAAGAAATACTGGAATTGTATATTCATTAATGAGGGAACAGCGTTTTGAATTATTAAAGAAGGAATTTCCGAAAAGAAGAAATGCGCACTATATTGATGCATTTGCTAGATCATTAAATGCTGATTTATGTGCAGCTAAAAATCAGTTATTGTTATTTCCATTATGCGAAAAAAAGTTTAACAATGAAGAATTCATTCAGGAAATCATCGAAAAGATATTTCGTGACCTCGGGGTGCCGAATGAGTTAGTAAGGCATCATGCATTGATATTATTCAGTAGCTTTAATAATGAGTTAGCATCGCTACGATGCTGTGTGGTTGATAGTAATTTAGGAATAGTCGATGAAGTTGACTGGAGCAACTATATTAAGGCTAGTGAAAGTATAATAGCTGGTAAAGCTCTTGATAGGGCATCGGTATATGTTGAGCCGAGTGGTGGTTTAAAATACAAGCAGAAAGCAAAAGATAAGATGGGTCAAAAAAGGCCTGCGGAACGAAAGAAGCTTGATGGCGAAGATAAAATTATTACGTAA